The following coding sequences are from one Nicotiana tomentosiformis chromosome 3, ASM39032v3, whole genome shotgun sequence window:
- the LOC138907276 gene encoding uncharacterized protein, producing MSDVNKLQPPRIIKYSISKKINNALSPKFRKSITLHEFFPGKFLHGGHVGATHVVSNTYEIKESNDDLAPMKTQEHHDNKKVIVCCTTISFTDDALLLGSKPHNRPLFIVRVIREQHLNCILVDDGSTVNIMPKIMLKMFGISIDELPKSNLTIQGFNQRGQRALGMIRVGLSIGDMKSNTSIHVIDAKTSYNLLLGRPWIHENGVVSSTLNQGMKYIRDGEIVKIDANINPFAETESYFADAKFYLDSCERSVEKPLSIDDADVNSKEENEAQWTTTKLSKKTTEEVFVKLSSSEVFDRIGGSTPWVSVFERLSHKGERVSSKHIKEVSTTSKTSVFCCLETTRKSPSRKTLSKHKEQVHEEQGHFEVIGDKEICSAFPSCMKRKSILSISTDGPLKVQRRTIIYTCHPCKEAEKEKEAMLTIQGSQRENSDFVETSYHITVEDSPCLNVNDEVHEAPPQLEYGMQSTVDEHKELNLGTPKDPRPTFISALLTPQEEEEYSKLLTEYKDVFAWSYKEMLVLSPKVIVHHLGIKSGAHPVK from the exons ATGAGCGATGTGAATAAGCTACAACCGCCAAGAATTATTAAATATTCTATTAGCAAGAAGATTAACAATGCCTTATCACCGAAGTTTCGAAAGTCCATCACATTGCATGAATTTTTTCCTGGAAAATTCCTTCATGGAGGTCACGTTGGTGCAACTCATGTAGTTTCTAATACTTATGAAATAAAGGAAAGCAACGATGATCTTGCTCCAATGAAAACACAAGAACATCATGATAACAAAAAAGTTATCGTATGTTGTACGACAATTTCCTTCACAGATGATGCCTTGCTGCTGGGGTCTAAGCCACATAATAGACCTTTGTTCATTGTACGGGTCATTCGGGAACAACATCTCAATTGCATACTTGTTGATGATGGTTCGACTGTCAACATCATGCCAAAGATAATGCTAAAAATGTTTGGGATCTCTATCGATGAGCTACCCAAAAGTAACCTAACAATCCAAGGTTTCAACCAAAGAGGACAACGAGCCTTAGGTATGATCCGCGTGGGATTATCCATTGGTGATATGAAGTCAAACACCTCGATTCACGTCATAGatgctaaaacatcatacaacttgCTGCTTGGGCGTCCTTGGATTCATGAGAATGGAGTGGTGTCGTCTACTTTGAATCAAGGTATGAAGTACATAAGGGATGGAGAAATAGTCAAAATTGATGCAAACATCAATCCTTTCGCTGAGACAGAGTCATACTTTGCAGATGCAAAATTCTACCTAGATTCTTGCGAACGGAGTGTGGAGAAACCATTATCAATCGATGACGCTGATGTCAATTCAAAAGAAGAAAATGAGGCTCAATGGACTACCACTAAGCTGTCCAAGAAGACAACTGAAGAAGTCTTCGTTAAGCTATCATCATCTGAAG TGTTTGATCGCATTGGAGGCTCAACCCCTTGGGTCTCGGTGTTTGAAAGGCTAAGTCACAAAGGTGAACGTGTATCTTCCAAACATATAAAGGAAGTTTCCACTACCTCAAAGACCTCTGTCTTTTGTTGCCTGGAAACCACAAGGAAGTCACCATCTAGAAAGACATTGTCAAAACATAAGGAGCAAGTCCATGAGGAGCAGGGTCATTTTGAAGTTATTGGTGACAAAGAAATCTGTAGTGCTTTCCCATCATGTATGAAGAGGAAGTCTATTTTGTCAATATCCACAGATGGTCCACTGAAGGTGCAAAGGAGAACCATTATTTACACTTGCCATCCTTGTAAAGAagcagagaaagagaaagaagccATGCTGACCATCCaaggaagtcaaagagaaaatTCAGACTTTGTGGAAACATCCTATCACATAACTGTGGAAGATAGCCCATGCCTTAACGTTAATGATGAAGTACACGAGGCTCCCCCTCAACTAGAATATGGGATGCAATCAACTGTAGATGAGCATAAGGAACTCAATTTAGGCACTCCGAAAGATCCACGCCCCACCTTCATTAGTGCGCTTCTTACGCCTCAGGAGGAGGAGGAATACTCCAAGTTATTAACCGAGTACAAAGATGTGTTCGCTTGGTCGTATAAAGAAATGCTCGTTCTTAGTCCTAAGGTAATCGTTCATCATTTAGGGATCAAAAGTGGAGCACACCCTGTGAAGTAG